Proteins from a genomic interval of Oharaeibacter diazotrophicus:
- a CDS encoding cupin domain-containing protein — protein MSDWLVSLAAAREALFEADHPFAVLMKAGTMSVELYSPVGTDEQTPHAQDELYVIVQGTGMFNRAGERRPFQPNDVIFVPAGMEHRFEGFSDDFQTWVIFWGPKGGEAAAG, from the coding sequence CCCTCGCCGCCGCTCGCGAGGCCCTGTTCGAGGCCGATCATCCCTTCGCGGTGCTGATGAAGGCCGGCACCATGTCGGTCGAACTCTATTCGCCGGTCGGCACCGACGAGCAGACCCCGCACGCCCAGGACGAGCTCTACGTGATCGTTCAGGGCACCGGCATGTTCAACCGCGCCGGCGAGCGCCGTCCGTTCCAGCCGAACGACGTCATCTTCGTGCCCGCCGGCATGGAACACCGCTTCGAGGGCTTCTCCGACGACTTCCAGACCTGGGTGATCTTCTGGGGGCCGAAGGGCGGGGAGGCGGCCGCGGGGTGA
- the pgsA gene encoding CDP-diacylglycerol--glycerol-3-phosphate 3-phosphatidyltransferase, with protein MSMQTALSLPNILTYLRIVAVPLVAASFYLEGDGGRWLAFGLFAFASITDYFDGYLARLWAQQSSLGRMLDPIADKLLVAVCLLVLAGAGTIAGWSMWAAVIILMREVFVSGLREFLAELKVSVPVTRLAKWKTTAQLVAIGFLLAGPAGDKLVPGTTEVGLTLLWTAALVTLYTGYDYFRAALVHLVEENR; from the coding sequence GTGTCCATGCAGACCGCCCTCTCGCTTCCGAACATCCTGACCTACCTGCGGATCGTCGCCGTTCCGCTGGTCGCGGCCTCGTTCTATCTCGAGGGCGACGGCGGGCGCTGGCTCGCCTTCGGCCTGTTCGCCTTCGCCTCGATCACCGACTATTTCGACGGCTACCTCGCCCGGCTGTGGGCGCAGCAGTCCTCGCTCGGCCGGATGCTCGACCCGATCGCCGACAAGCTGCTGGTGGCCGTGTGCCTGCTGGTGCTCGCCGGCGCCGGCACCATCGCCGGCTGGTCGATGTGGGCGGCGGTGATCATCCTGATGCGCGAGGTGTTCGTCTCGGGCCTGCGCGAATTCCTGGCCGAGCTGAAGGTCAGCGTGCCGGTGACCCGGCTCGCCAAGTGGAAGACCACGGCGCAGCTGGTGGCGATCGGCTTCCTGCTCGCCGGTCCCGCCGGCGACAAGCTGGTGCCCGGCACCACCGAGGTCGGGCTGACGCTGCTGTGGACCGCGGCGCTGGTGACGCTCTACACCGGCTACGACTATTTCCGCGCCGCCCTGGTCCATCTCGTGGAGGAGAACCGGTGA
- a CDS encoding molybdenum cofactor biosynthesis protein MoaE, whose translation MPAVPDVRVQADDFDVGAEIERLHAGRRDVGAVASFLGLCRDEGGRLAALELEHYPGMAEAEIGRVAAEAALRWPDLTAVTVIHRFGRIAPGGRIVLVATASPHRGSAFAAAEFLMDFLKTRAPFWKKEHLAEGGDAGWVAAKSADDEQAGRWRR comes from the coding sequence ATGCCCGCCGTGCCCGACGTCCGCGTCCAGGCCGACGACTTCGACGTCGGCGCCGAGATCGAGCGCCTCCACGCCGGCCGGCGCGACGTCGGCGCGGTCGCGAGCTTCCTCGGCCTCTGCCGCGACGAGGGTGGCCGGCTCGCCGCGCTCGAGCTCGAGCATTATCCCGGCATGGCCGAGGCCGAGATCGGCCGCGTCGCCGCCGAGGCGGCCCTGCGCTGGCCCGACCTCACCGCTGTCACCGTGATCCACCGCTTCGGCCGCATCGCGCCCGGCGGCCGCATCGTGCTCGTCGCCACCGCCTCGCCGCACCGCGGCTCGGCCTTCGCCGCCGCCGAATTCCTGATGGACTTCCTCAAGACCCGCGCCCCGTTCTGGAAGAAGGAACACCTCGCGGAAGGCGGCGACGCCGGCTGGGTCGCGGCGAAGAGCGCCGACGACGAGCAGGCCGGGCGCTGGCGGCGCTGA
- the moaD gene encoding molybdopterin converting factor subunit 1: protein MTAPVRLVYFAWVRERIGFADETVELPEHLGTVGDLVAWLAGRGDNFAYALEQPAAIRVALDQMHVAHDEPLGSPREIALFPPMTGG, encoded by the coding sequence GTGACCGCCCCCGTCCGCCTCGTCTACTTCGCCTGGGTCCGCGAGCGGATCGGCTTCGCCGACGAGACGGTGGAGCTGCCCGAGCACCTCGGCACCGTCGGCGACCTCGTCGCCTGGCTCGCCGGCCGCGGCGACAACTTCGCCTACGCCCTCGAGCAGCCCGCCGCGATCCGCGTCGCGCTCGACCAGATGCACGTCGCCCACGACGAGCCGCTCGGCAGCCCGCGCGAGATCGCGCTGTTCCCGCCGATGACCGGGGGCTGA